The segment CCCGGCCCTTACGGCAGGGGCTTATGTGGTGTCTCTGGCGAAAGCCTCTGCGCCCAACGCCGTTCAGGTGGCCATTCCAGTGTTCATTTCGGACCTGTCGGTGATCGCCAAGAACACCCCCGATCAGGTGCATTACTGGGCGTTCAACCTGAAAACCGGTCAACCGGTAGCAGGGGCCAAAATCCAGATGTACACCCTGCAAAACGGTCAACTGGTGAATCTTGCAGAGGGCCAGACCAACCGGCAAGGGGCACTCACCCTCAAAGCCCCGAGGGACCAGCAGATCAACTTTCTGGCTTCGGATGGCACATCAGAAAGCTACACCCCTGTGGACAACTCCACCCCGGCAGGAGAGCCGTACCGGGCTCTGGTGGTGACCGACCGGCCCCTGTACCAGCAGACCGACACGGTGCAGGTGACCGGGGTGGTGCGTCGCCGCTCTGGACCCACCTACCAGCCTTACACCGGGGCAGCCACCTTTCGTGTGGTGGACCCCAACGGAAACGTGGTGTACAGCAAGGACCTCAAACTGGATGGGCGTGGGGCTTTCCGTGAAGACCTCCCCATGAATTTCCCAACCACCGGAACCCACCTCGCACAGGTGGTGATCACCTCCGACCTGCCCAACCGTGAAAAACCTGTAGAGGACATCAGCTTCGTGCCCTTCATGGTGCGTCCTTATGTGAAGCCCAGCTTTGACCTCGCCCTGAGCCTCCCCGAGGAAATGGTCGCTGGAGAAAGCACCCTGAAGTTGCAAAGCACCCTGTTCTCTGGAGGGGGCACCACTGCACAGGCCGATGTGTTTGCCTTTCAGGGATACCCCGAGCCGTTCTACTGGTCTTATGCCACTTCCCAGAAAACACTGGAGGTGCAGTATCAGGACAACCCCGAGTACGCCCTGTATGGTGGCACTTCTGAGCCTTCTGACTCCGAGTCAAGGGTCGCCCAGACTGCCATCAAAAATGGTGAAGGCACCGTCAAACTGAACCTGCAAGCCAGAGACAATCTGCCCACCCCCTACAACGTCACCGTGCGGGCTCTGGATGAATTCGGACGCAGCGTGGTCTCCGAGAAAAACGTCACGGTTTACCCGAGCAGCGTGGTGCTGAGTGTGGTCACCCCTCCTGAAAACCTGAAAGAAAAAACCCCGGCAACGGTGGTGTTCTCTGCCCGCAAAGTGGGTGGAACCCAAGCTCTGGTGGGACAACCCATCGAAGCCCGGTTCACCCGCAGCACATGGGAGTGGAACAACCAGACCGGCGAATGGAAAGAAAAAATCCTGCAAACCTTCACCACCCAGACGCGCACCGACGCTTCTGGCAAAGCCAGCGTGAACTTCACCCCCTCGGGGTCGGGCAGCATCCGGGTGGACCTGAGCACCAGAGACGACAAGGGACGCTCTGGCACCCTCAGCAGTGATGTGGGATGGGTCCCTGAAGAAACTGCGTCCATTCCGCCCATCCAACCTCTGGAATTGGAGGTGCCCCAACAGGCTTTCAAAGTCGGAGCCACCGTTCCGGTCACCCTGAAAAGCAAATTGCCCAAAGACACTCTGGTCTGGCTGACCGCTGAAGGCCGGGGGGTCTACAACCAGCAGTTTGTGCGGATCACCGGAGAAATCACCAAGACCAGCATCAAAATCACCCCTGAAATGCAGCCCGGTTTTCGCATTCAGGCGGCCTACCACACCGACCAGACCCCGGTCATTGATGCTCTGGGGGCTGAAGTGTACGTGCCTTTTGACAACAAAAACCTGCAAATCAAAGTGGTTCCCGAGAAAAACCCCCTCAAGCCCGGAGAAAGCTCAAGGGTGCGCATCGAAACCACCCAGAACGGCAAACCCGTATCTGCATGGGTCACGGTGGGTGCGGTCAACGAGGCCATTTACAACCTGATCGAAGATGCTGTCCCAGACCCCTACCGTTATTTCTGGGGCTTGCCTTTCTACACAGAGGTGTTCACCACGTCCGCGTTGCCCTCTGGTTACCCTGCAGAAGCTGGAGGGGGAGGCGGAGACATGGCCGGAGCTTTCCCTCGCACCCAGTTCAGGGACACCGCTTTCTTCCAGACGGTCACCACCGACCAGAAAGGTCTGGCTCTGGTGAATTTCACCCTGCCCGATGACCTGACCCGTTACCGCGTGCTGGCACGGGGGGTCACCGAAGACACTTCTGCCGGAGAAGCCCGAGCCACCCTGCGGGCCACTTTGCCGTTCTACGTGCGGATTTCTGCCCCCACCTACCTCACCAGAGGGGACGAAACCACCGTTTACACCACCGTCCACAACCAGAGCAAAGAACCCGTTCAGGCCACTGTGAATTTCAAGTTGCCTTCTGGCATCCTCAAGAAGACCGTCAACATTGAAGCCCAATCCATGACGGTCGTCCCATGGATTGTCAAAGCTCCCGAGGCAGCCACCCTGAATCTGGAAACCACCGTGACCAGTGGCAAAGAAACCGACAGCACCACCCTGATGATCCCGGTCCGTGAAGCAGGCACCGACTTCCAACTGATGCGGATGGGAGAAGCCAGAGGAAGCGCTCTGGAACGCATCAACGTCCCTCCTTCTGCAAGCGAGGCCCAGCTCAATGTGTTTGTGTCTTCCAGCCCCCTGCTGGGTGCCCTGCGCAACATGGAAAGCCTGCTGCAAAACGATGAGAAGAACGCTCTGGAAGCCGTGCTGGCAGCCCATTACACCATCGAGGCCCGCAAGGACCTTGGTCTTGATACGGTGCGTGCGCAGGCCCTCCTCAGGCAAAACCTGCAATACCTGATGGGCCAGCAAAACATGACCAACGGAGGCTTCGCGTGGGCAGGAGGCCGTTCCAGTCCTGCCTACACCCTTGAAGCCCTGACTGCCATCGGAGACGCATTGCCAGAGGGCCTCTCTTATCAGGAATACAACCTGCGCTATGCACAGG is part of the Deinococcus misasensis DSM 22328 genome and harbors:
- a CDS encoding alpha-2-macroglobulin family protein, translated to MRLFPWISISLGLSMLCSAAMAQTAITRTTLNLREAPSANAPIRQVLEAGRTVYVWNVLYTPDYQADWSQVLIGNQVGWVKSEYLSSEKTVWVGNFDNSYFGSAARVKEAFKLKFNPSKDVALDTEWMVRVQKVDGAYFVRRHDPDVLPFEGDPLLFRQTPVADQSNPDNPQLTFSFPALTAGAYVVSLAKASAPNAVQVAIPVFISDLSVIAKNTPDQVHYWAFNLKTGQPVAGAKIQMYTLQNGQLVNLAEGQTNRQGALTLKAPRDQQINFLASDGTSESYTPVDNSTPAGEPYRALVVTDRPLYQQTDTVQVTGVVRRRSGPTYQPYTGAATFRVVDPNGNVVYSKDLKLDGRGAFREDLPMNFPTTGTHLAQVVITSDLPNREKPVEDISFVPFMVRPYVKPSFDLALSLPEEMVAGESTLKLQSTLFSGGGTTAQADVFAFQGYPEPFYWSYATSQKTLEVQYQDNPEYALYGGTSEPSDSESRVAQTAIKNGEGTVKLNLQARDNLPTPYNVTVRALDEFGRSVVSEKNVTVYPSSVVLSVVTPPENLKEKTPATVVFSARKVGGTQALVGQPIEARFTRSTWEWNNQTGEWKEKILQTFTTQTRTDASGKASVNFTPSGSGSIRVDLSTRDDKGRSGTLSSDVGWVPEETASIPPIQPLELEVPQQAFKVGATVPVTLKSKLPKDTLVWLTAEGRGVYNQQFVRITGEITKTSIKITPEMQPGFRIQAAYHTDQTPVIDALGAEVYVPFDNKNLQIKVVPEKNPLKPGESSRVRIETTQNGKPVSAWVTVGAVNEAIYNLIEDAVPDPYRYFWGLPFYTEVFTTSALPSGYPAEAGGGGGDMAGAFPRTQFRDTAFFQTVTTDQKGLALVNFTLPDDLTRYRVLARGVTEDTSAGEARATLRATLPFYVRISAPTYLTRGDETTVYTTVHNQSKEPVQATVNFKLPSGILKKTVNIEAQSMTVVPWIVKAPEAATLNLETTVTSGKETDSTTLMIPVREAGTDFQLMRMGEARGSALERINVPPSASEAQLNVFVSSSPLLGALRNMESLLQNDEKNALEAVLAAHYTIEARKDLGLDTVRAQALLRQNLQYLMGQQNMTNGGFAWAGGRSSPAYTLEALTAIGDALPEGLSYQEYNLRYAQGYLKETKTDSGSYGYQRMLYAQKQANTLSSFSPKTPQQAAELAFLFQNLSHYRTALKDQQKDSQGLSIDQDLIATSHALLAATLLKQPEAPELARWLASKLQSSTPRTLSQSALASHAIAQHLKDRGATTLTEPVTVNVNGRSQTLKNIPVLGTSVYFDGKPGQNTVQVSSNQPYAYTITTRYLTGTTTADTNDFALDRTYSLTSVKENGTTEVRLKLKINRTVKHLKLLDPIPAGFETLDPSAYQDVQDNQNTLWASKEHLDGATVIYLENLKPGEYTLSYKLRALSAGTYVSPAPGVQELDSGLKASGKTTILTVKP